DNA from Macadamia integrifolia cultivar HAES 741 chromosome 12, SCU_Mint_v3, whole genome shotgun sequence:
CAATTGGACCACCATGCCTCTTATTTATACATTACATATAGAGAAGCCCTATTACACGTGAAAGTACAAGTAATGCCCCTAGTATACATTACAAAAAAGCAGGACCACCATGGCATATTGAAGCTATAATTTCAGACTGTCAATCCCTTTTATCCTCTTTTGATTTGAGTTACTATTTTTTCATACTTATCGCCAAGGACATACAGTTGCTGACTGCTTTGCTTCTTATGCCTCTCTTAATTGCTCTTCTTCGTTCTGGGAGTATATCCCACCTTTTGTGGCTAATGCTTTGTTTTTTGATAGTTGTAATACCTCTTTTCCGTGTGTTGTGGCTTGTAAATAAATCCTCTTATtttctccccaaaaaaaaagcagGACCACCAGAGTTGAGGAAAAGTGAACTTTACTTCCCTTGCTAATAACACCATAAACAACTACCCATAATAAGATGTGGTTTGGCATTTTCTGTTGTTGACTATTGGATCTATCATAATGTTCATGATGAATTGGGTCAGTTGTCAGTTTATCAATCATTTTATGTGCCAAGCTTCCTTATGATTTCTAGAGTTTTCtgaagttatttatttattttctgcaTATTAATCCTAGGATAGGTTTgattggtttatttatttatttatttatttgtttttgttttgggagGATTATATCTCAATTTAAGGCAATACTAAGGCCTGAATGGATCCATGTATTTGTACATGCTAGACATTACTTCTGTACAACCGTATTCTCATACCGTTTTATAATGTCAAATTTTGGACTCTTGGATGTTCAGGTTTCTTCTTACATTCACTGGGAAGGAGGAAGAGATAAACCTTTTGGGTGATGGAACTGAAAAGGCAGAGTTTGGGGAGTGGTCATGGATGACTCCACAGCAAGTGGTTGACCTTGTGAGTGCCCTGTGATTTATTATTCTTTATAaccttggaaacagcctctcttgcAAAGTAGGggttaaggctgcgtacatttgcccctcccagaccctgcagtagtaggagcctcgtgcactgggttgatctttttattttatttttattatccttGGCATCACAAAATAGTAGAAATACAATTCCTGCTAATTACAGCAATtgattcattcttttttttttctatttctctcaAGCAGGCAGTCAATTTCAAGAAACCTGTTTATGAAGAAGTTTTGAAAGTTTTCACTCCCTATCTTCATTATGATTCATCTGGACAAATGTTGTAGACAGTTCTCACTTCTAAGTGCAAAGAGGTGACTGGAATTCGCTGGTCCGGATAGTGGGTTCGCTGGCAGTTTCTATGAGTTGCGTGAACAATCTACTTGCATCTGTATTCATGTCCTCTGTTCCCAACTTCCCGGTGTAAATCAGCCCAAAATCCCAGTTTAATAGTTTATCCAATGTTCTACCAAGTaatatcatagttgtcatgccGTCTAAGTGAcctaaggcgttggaggggcCCTAGATGTCGATGCAACACTGAAAAGGCCTAGGCGATCAATTGTCATGCGGGCTTCCTCTCAGACCTCTGGTGTTGGAAGAAGGGACTTAGTACAAGGTTTGTAGGTTGCTGACCTTGAGGGATGATTTGGTGATCCTGATCCATGGATCAGATTTGTAAATCTTTTCAGGAACTTTTCAGTAATAACGAATTTCATATAATCCAAGCTCAAATAGATTCAATATAACAGAACAGGATCCATCGACAATGAAGGGGGagaattttattaatttcttttgtgtttttccGTGGATTTTTATTCCCATTGAATTGAAAttcaagtatatatatatatatatatatccattgtGAATCAAGTGGTCATATGAGTTTGAGTTAGAAAATAGTTTCTCCGTAAAATGGGGTACTGATCCTTCCCagaataagggtgtcaatttggttttgatatCATATATTGAAGCATTGAAACCATACCAAAGGAGATTTGGTTCATTACGAATTTAATATGATTGAATGATTTCATCCTTGGTTTGGTATGGTATTGATTTTAAAGACAAAACAATTCAGTAGGAATCAGCACCATATCCAAATACTGAAATTGTATCGAAGAATCAAATTACCAGCCATATACATaaaaggagataaaaaaaagTGGCAATAAATTGTATTGAAACTATATTCGTATCAAATAAAACCATAGTTATATtgaatagaaatcataccaagtTGATACAATATTAATATTGACACAGGCATTTTCTTGATACGATACAGTTTTGAAATTGACCCTTGACTTGATGAACAATcgtaccaattttttttttgataagggAGCAATCgtaccaattgacacccttaacctAGACCCCGCTGGGCTGTCTCTAGAGTCTAGACTGGGACTAATCTATCGGTTGGTCATACTAATCATTCATCAAccacatttcttttttttgatcTAGTtgccacactgccttttagagaaccctctcctaTAATTAAATAAGATTTTATCAAAATGggattgataaaaaaaaattataaaaatccaAGTGAGCTCATATAGGGGCATGTAATGTCTATCTTAAATTCAGATGATGGTGGTAACCCAAGTTCTACCTGATGCATCTAATCATCGCTCACTTGATAGATAATGGAGATGCGGGGTATCGAACCCCGTACCTCTCGCATGCAAAGCGAGCGCTCTACCATGTGAGCTACATCCCCAGTTGTTGAATAGGATGTAGATTTCAGTTATCtacaaacttaaaaaaaaaactcttttaaGTCCCCCCAGTGGGGTGAACTTTTGAAAGAGGACTTACACGGAgattgaaaatgaaaagaaggcTAGAATCTAGGATTCCACATGGGTTCCTCAAGTCCAAGATGGGAAGATTACCTTCCTTGCAACCCCACATTGCCCCGGATTAATATTTCACCACAGGAGCTGAAGCGCTCAGCCAACTATGAGTTGTTTTTGGATATTAAAAGCCTTGGGATCAAACTTTGTTATTTCTTACCATGCTTTTGTTTAGTGGTACGTTGGCTTCATTTTGTtataagggaaattaaagggaagagaaggaaaataaaaattacaaacttaaagaagaaacttttataattattactCCATGTGACTTATATCACCGATTTCAAATCATTCCGTAGTTGGTTTATTTCACATTACCTTGCATCCAAATCAATAAGGGGGCTATGACAGTTGAGCCAGGCATTAATCACACTCTTGAACACCCAACAATGTTTCTGATGAGTATGAGCAGGTGATCTCTTAAGAGGTTAACAATCCTTGGAATGATTGCTAATCTATGAGATGGCGTAATCTGAAATCTGATACCAGCATGCCACAAGGGCCTCCAAACCCTTTTAATATTCAACATACTCTTATGAAATTGAAAAGTCTTGAAATATATCAGACCATAGTATTCCAATCCAAGGATTTACAATGCAATACAATACAACCACCAGTCTAAAAAAATTCGACTTATAGTTTTCTTGAGCTTTTGATCTTTCAAGCCATAATGGGAAAATGACCAATGAAGACATCGGCCTTTGAATGGCAATGAAGACTGATtactgtttttcttcttttcaatctGTGCTTGGGCTTTGTCAGAAACCTCCAATCAAAATAACATTTTCTTTGCAAATGCCTCAACTGCAGCTAAAACCCACTAAAGTTAGTTTATCTTGCTAAGATCTTCTCTATTTTATCAACAACTATGCCAGCAACAACCTCAGGAGAGAATCGCCTCATCATGTCCTCCCTagctttcttccctttctctctacCTTCTTCAGGATTACTCATCACGTGCCTCATCAGAAATCTAAGCTTATCAACTGAAGGTTCAGCCCAAAGATGACCCTTGAATGGCCCTTCTGTTACGTCACTCATTTCATCCACAGGCAATGGATAACTATTTTCCTCTGTTAGATACTCCGTAGGACCAGACCAGTTCGTTGCAATCACAGCCAAAGACATTGCCATGGCCTCCACAATGGGGCGACCCCATCCTTCTCCCCTTGATGGTAAAACAAATACGTCAGCTGCACGATAGACTCTAGGAAGATCCATCTGAGCTATGTGGTTGTCAATCAAGTAAACCAACGGCCACCCATTAATGGGCcttttaatttcagaatgttcTACAAAATCTGTAATCTTATTCCCAAAGTCTCTATCAGAGTGGTAAGGATTTGTAAGAAGATATAATGCTACATTATCCAACCCAGAGAATTCTTTCAAGTATGATCGCAAAAGCAAATCCCACCCTTTCCTATACTCCCACTTGAAAATGCTTAAAAAAACAAAGTTTCTATTCTTCTGAGGATTTGAGATCCTATGAGGATTTGAGATCCTAGTGACTGAGCCTAAAATCAATTTTTCCATAGAGGCAAAAGACAATGGCTTATACTTTGACGGATCAAAGAACTTCACATCCACGGGTTGAACAATCTTTAGGACCTTGGATGATTCAATCCCACTTTGAATAAATGTAGAAACATGGAATTCAGTAGGAACCCAAACAGAATCCATTCTGTTACACCTCTTCACATGACCAGGGTTGACTCTGTCAGTCTCAAACATGGTCCGACCGATGACGAATAAGGGCTCCTCATAACCAGTGGGAGGACAAGGCAAGGTCTCAAATAAAGGGGGGTACCAAGCCCCTGGTTCACTGTGACAAATCACAATAGTCTCATTCATCTTGCATTCTGTACTGTAAAGTTTAAAAGCCAAATCTTTGCTCCCTTTAGGCAAACCTTCCCAGAACTCCAGGCTTTCTAGATCCCCATGTTGATCAATAGCTAACTTAAATCTAGGGTTTCTCATGTTTTCATGCAGAGCCATCAAATAAGCCCAAACTTCTGAACTATACCCTCCTCCAGAAAGGAAAGGTGCCATCCATAGAACACAATATGGAGACATGGAATTGGGTTCAACTGTTGGGATTGCTCTACCTCTATCGGTTGAGAAAAGAAACCCTAGAACTCCATTTATGAGGGTGAGGTTCTGAGGGTGAGATGAAAGGCTTGATTTCAAATATTGGAGCTTGAAATAACTAGTTTTGGTGAAGCTCAAGGAGATGGCAAGAAGGAGAATCAAAACAGTTGACACCCAAAATGTAAATAGTTTGAATTTCAAGATCAATGGGTGATTTTGAAGGGTATGCGGCGGGTTTTGGTGTTGAGTGTTTTCATGAACATCCATTTCAATGGTTGACTACAAATTCACAGCCTAACGATGTTATGATTGTACAAGCATTTGGAGGAGATTATCAGCTAGCCAACACAAACAATGCTTGGTTCGGATTCTAATTCTGAGAATTACAAATCTGGCACAGTTCAGGAATTTGGATTGTAGGTCAAATTCAAGAATTTTAGAATAGCATTTGGAAAGCAAAAACCATAATCTTTTGATTCTAGGCtccagaatcaaagaatcatttttggaaTTACAGGTCTTGTCATCTCAAAACTCACAAGAACATACATTGAAATGGGAAACCAAAAGACCAAAAAATTGGGGGGAAATGAGTACCTTTTGTATgccaaaaaatatgaagaaatcttCTATTACCTCAACAAGAATGACCCTTGATTAGTGTTCTAAACCCTGAAAATCTGAGTTGCAGAAGCTGTGAGAGCAGTTCGAGGTCTGAGAGAAAGAGGGCCGGAGCGAGGAAGAGGAAGAGTCGTGAATCGTGAGTTGCTCTGAAACTTCCACTGCCCTTTCTGTTATTGTCTGCGTTCCAAGGTGGAAAGACCTTTTAGCCCTTTCTTATTTGAATTTGTAATTTTCGTATCCGCGGCAGAATTCCGGTGGAATTGGATTTGGGGATCCAAGAATTCGAATCCAACTCTGGATTTTGGGTAATTTCCGGGACAATTCCGACAATCCAAACCCTAGAGTTGCTGCCCTACCCAAAGTGTGGCCCTAATTGCATTGTCACCCTAATTATGCAACACCGCTGAAGTGGTAGATTGGGCCTGCATTGCAAACCccaataatttttttgtaatttttctccCACTTTGTATGATTTATTGTGGCTTCGACTGGTTGCAgtggaaattaaagggaaaagaagtaaaagatttttatttatttattttttataaataaaataaattgtaaTTAATATTAACAGAAGAGTATCTTGAACAGACTGAATGTCTGAAGAAAGACAATTTACAATAAAAGATGGTGCAACCGTGCAACCAACCTTGGTTGAGAGGTTGTGGGACAAGAGACCGTTGAGGAGGAAATTTGATAGATATTAAGAGTTTAGGATAGTGTTCCCTAAATGATTTCCCCATATATGTATGCTCCTTGTGAATGTTGTGATGCATTTGCTAGACATACAAATATTGTTGAACATGTCGTCTTGAGCTATGGGCATATAAATATAGTATGCAAAAGGAATTGATGTGCATTCATCATGAAAGTGGATGGAATATTGTATTCTACGAGTAAATAGATGAGAACGTTTTATAAAGCAAACGCTTTGGAGTTACAATATAGCTATGGGAATTGTCAAGAGATGTGTTTGGGTGGGACCAGATAAGAGACACATTTGGTGAAACCGAGGTCAAGAGACCGCATAGTGAGACGGATAATTGTCAAGAGACACTTGGGTGAGATATAGTCAATACACGACATGGTGAGGCATACATTGCCAAGAGAAGTGATTGGTGAAACTAGAGTCAAGAGACCTTGTGGTGAGGCCATACCATGGCAAAGAAAACTTTATGGATTTGAATATTTCTTACAAATGTAATTTTACAAACATATGAAATGATTATGATTAGTTGGTTTGGTTTCATAAGTATATATGCATGTTaggtgtgatttttttttttgacggGCAATTCACTGTGTTGTTGAGCTCACTCTATTAATATACATCGTTTCTACAGGTCAAGATCAGGACCACAGGGCTGCTAAAGAGCTTGCATGTTGATGTAGAGGATACCGAAGAAGCCTTTTCTCTTTTGTTATTTTGCTGTTATCTTCTTATGGAGAGTCAGACTCAACATAAATGCCACATGTATATGTGAATATGCGAACACGAGATGTATATATTTTGTCCACTACGGTCTAATCCTATAAACTCTGAAACTTTGAAATTCTATGCAATTGGATGCAATTACGTGATGAATGAGATGGTTTAATTGTAGATGTGTTTATAAATTATTTCTGATCATTTCATCATCACTTATGGAGGTGTGACCATACTCCATCCCGGGTTTGAATTGTGGCATTCATTCACTTCAAATTTCCTTCCCTTATGATCATCATTATTTCTTTCATCTCATCATTACCCTTTAAATTTTCCTTGTAATCAAACATGTACTAGAATCAAGTTTTATTGTGAAGTGTATCCCTCTGGTtcgttctctccctctctccaaaGGAGAGAAATTACGCCCCTTCCCCTGTAGTTACTAAAATTATATGTGAATCCAAGGGTTTGTACGAATTATGCCCCCCCTCCCCTCTACTTTTTAAGATTCTTAGAATTATGTTTAATTGGGTTAGTCCTCATGAAATTGAGACTATTAGTTGGTGACGTCACCTTATATGTTACCTTCTAATCTCGAAAATACCCTTAAATACATAATTGTTAGAAttttaactgaaaataaaatttcaatcaaaGGAAAGGGCTGGCAAGCTACAGGGTGCCCTCCGTGTGTtatcttctctctttcccttttgaaaAAGATTCTCTTGCTCTCATACATCCAACCATGTGATTGGTGCATGCCATTAACTTACCAAAAGCTGATCTCTCCCTCTagatatatatatgtg
Protein-coding regions in this window:
- the LOC122057306 gene encoding uncharacterized protein LOC122057306 is translated as MDVHENTQHQNPPHTLQNHPLILKFKLFTFWVSTVLILLLAISLSFTKTSYFKLQYLKSSLSSHPQNLTLINGVLGFLFSTDRGRAIPTVEPNSMSPYCVLWMAPFLSGGGYSSEVWAYLMALHENMRNPRFKLAIDQHGDLESLEFWEGLPKGSKDLAFKLYSTECKMNETIVICHSEPGAWYPPLFETLPCPPTGYEEPLFVIGRTMFETDRVNPGHVKRCNRMDSVWVPTEFHVSTFIQSGIESSKVLKIVQPVDVKFFDPSKYKPLSFASMEKLILGSVTRISNPHRISNPQKNRNFVFLSIFKWEYRKGWDLLLRSYLKEFSGLDNVALYLLTNPYHSDRDFGNKITDFVEHSEIKRPINGWPLVYLIDNHIAQMDLPRVYRAADVFVLPSRGEGWGRPIVEAMAMSLAVIATNWSGPTEYLTEENSYPLPVDEMSDVTEGPFKGHLWAEPSVDKLRFLMRHVMSNPEEGREKGKKAREDMMRRFSPEVVAGIVVDKIEKILAR